Genomic DNA from Thermofilum sp.:
TGTTGAGGCTTACGATTAACGGGAGAAGTGTTGACTTCACGGTTGCTTGTGTTCACCGGGCTTTGTCTGCGCTGGACGCTGAGGTTCTCATTCCTCTAGACTCTTTGAGCAGCTTCTCCGTGGACGTCTCTGAGGTTTCGCTTGTGGAGTTCACGCTGAAGCCTGGTGCTGGTGTGGCCGGCACGCTGAGGCGCCTGGAGGAGGTGCTGCCTTCCTCGGTTCAGGTGGTTAAGGTTCAGCAGCCGGGTGCTTTCGTGGAGGGCTTGAACGCGCAGTTGCTGGCGTTTCTGAGTGTCTGGAGCCTAGCTGTTTACGCTGCTGTGGCGTTGGCCTCTTACGTGGTGGTTGTGAGGCTCGCTGTGGAGTCTGCCTACGAGCTCGCGATGCTTAGGGCGCTGGGTGCTGGTAGGCTGCGTGTTTTCGCGGCGGTAGTGGGCTACGCGGCTGTGGTGGCTGCTCTGGGCGGTGTGCTGGGGGTGGCTCTGGGCCTGGTGGTGGCTCAGGTGGTTTCAAGGGTTCTTTGGTGGCTGGCGCCGAGCGCGGAGGTGTCCCCGTTCCTGGAGGCTGGGCAGGCGCTCGGGATACTTCTCATGACGCTGGCTTCCTCGGTTCTGGGCTGCTTGTGGCCTGCTTACAGGTCTGCTTGCTCCGAGTACGCGGGGTATCCGCTGTGACTGTGCGGGGGCTCTCGAGCTACAGGTACTTTAAGCGTCAGCGTGTTTTAACGCTAGCCG
This window encodes:
- a CDS encoding FtsX-like permease family protein; the encoded protein is LRLTINGRSVDFTVACVHRALSALDAEVLIPLDSLSSFSVDVSEVSLVEFTLKPGAGVAGTLRRLEEVLPSSVQVVKVQQPGAFVEGLNAQLLAFLSVWSLAVYAAVALASYVVVVRLAVESAYELAMLRALGAGRLRVFAAVVGYAAVVAALGGVLGVALGLVVAQVVSRVLWWLAPSAEVSPFLEAGQALGILLMTLASSVLGCLWPAYRSACSEYAGYPL